One part of the Mariniblastus fucicola genome encodes these proteins:
- a CDS encoding outer membrane protein assembly factor BamB family protein has translation MKAIPCIRILAVTVLVFGFAVPNAFAQLRRLADPVIIEPGALRRVRVFGALDVAAGRASSEDGEAQEVAGAVLKTDPDLEALLDKANRHASEGNFRVATRLWQAVLERSGDSLYSEDEINYYSISDQVEQILAQLPAEALDIYRVTADASAKQILAEADDPNDIAALMRVAGNFFVSSEGDDAAFRLGCLYLDRHDFSGALRVFRKIASQHPDPSVSLDEVHARIAICHAFMGNPDLARDSLSAGRGYGADSAAIDAVERSIVSIAPTDTRDAALSQWKTSHGNSKRLAAMPSLPDSSFTVDQVAKWQFFVPPRDDRYISRPETIGKVLAGEKSHGEYAASTRNPVEKKMVAEWAEKGWRPAGHLLFDENQIYFKAPADVIAFDRKKIADLIASSPDPLQDKSSEPRSTGFDIEDFASWRSVWRNVFEVDPATTRKQQLSGARQRINIRRTGRQVNSATKLALFPKTMHFDDLIHQQMSMLDGVVYTIEGKSFNDRSRHAAARQVNHGWNVNFRRTRTNFLTAYESESGRMLWRLPRVNIPESPSYDPTKKPEDIDETDRWLRSGGMMAAPVKFADLLIVPVNQNGAIHLYGIDPANEGQTVWSAFLCDEPETGSVATSPINLTIDGSDLFVTCGTGVLFVVDPTTGKIRFAKRYTRSGETNDLLRRSFNSIMTDFDGWSSDVILPNGRELICLCSDTDEIVAIDRNNGSMVWKTSLRPYGAKVDYIIGAWGDLLYLGGKQTIIAIDLKAEGYVAWGGEPMFDGSNSTGRGMVTPQGVFVPVGNAIWRFGLKAKKGRAEVLNQVEAFLGTEAPVGNLYSDGERIWVHGASRLYALSPKEE, from the coding sequence GTTCTCGTGTTTGGGTTTGCCGTCCCCAATGCGTTCGCACAACTGCGTCGACTGGCCGATCCGGTGATCATCGAGCCGGGAGCGCTGCGACGCGTTCGTGTGTTTGGCGCTTTGGATGTAGCGGCTGGCAGAGCGAGCTCTGAAGATGGAGAAGCTCAGGAAGTTGCCGGCGCGGTTCTTAAAACGGATCCCGATCTCGAAGCGTTGCTCGACAAAGCCAACCGTCATGCAAGCGAAGGTAACTTTCGTGTCGCCACACGTCTGTGGCAGGCGGTGCTCGAACGCAGCGGCGATTCGCTCTACAGCGAAGACGAAATCAACTACTACTCGATCAGTGATCAGGTCGAGCAGATTCTTGCCCAGCTTCCTGCCGAAGCGTTGGATATTTATCGTGTGACGGCGGATGCGTCTGCGAAACAGATTTTGGCCGAAGCCGATGATCCGAACGACATTGCAGCATTGATGCGAGTTGCAGGGAACTTTTTCGTTAGCTCTGAAGGAGACGACGCCGCGTTTCGGTTGGGTTGTCTGTACCTTGACCGTCACGATTTTTCAGGAGCGCTTCGCGTGTTCAGGAAGATCGCGTCCCAGCATCCTGACCCTTCAGTTTCGCTCGACGAAGTCCATGCCAGGATCGCGATTTGCCATGCGTTTATGGGGAACCCGGATTTGGCTCGCGATTCGCTTTCGGCCGGTCGTGGATACGGCGCCGATTCGGCAGCGATCGATGCTGTTGAGCGTTCGATTGTCAGCATCGCGCCAACGGACACGCGTGATGCAGCGCTCTCTCAGTGGAAGACTTCGCACGGAAATTCAAAGCGGCTTGCGGCGATGCCGTCTCTTCCAGATTCCTCGTTCACGGTGGATCAGGTTGCAAAGTGGCAGTTCTTTGTGCCGCCGCGCGACGATCGATACATCAGTCGCCCGGAAACGATCGGCAAAGTGCTTGCCGGCGAAAAAAGCCATGGCGAGTACGCTGCCTCGACTCGCAATCCGGTCGAGAAAAAGATGGTTGCTGAGTGGGCTGAGAAAGGCTGGCGTCCGGCAGGCCATCTGCTGTTTGACGAAAACCAGATCTATTTCAAGGCACCTGCAGACGTGATCGCGTTTGACCGAAAAAAGATCGCGGACTTGATTGCCTCTTCGCCCGATCCTCTGCAAGACAAATCATCCGAACCCAGAAGCACAGGTTTTGACATCGAAGATTTTGCTTCCTGGCGCAGTGTTTGGCGAAACGTGTTTGAGGTTGATCCGGCGACGACTCGCAAGCAGCAACTTTCTGGCGCGCGGCAAAGAATCAATATTCGTCGCACGGGCCGTCAGGTCAATTCGGCGACCAAGCTGGCTCTGTTCCCGAAAACGATGCACTTTGATGACCTGATTCACCAGCAAATGTCGATGCTTGACGGAGTCGTTTATACGATCGAAGGCAAATCATTCAATGATCGCAGCAGACACGCGGCCGCGCGACAGGTGAACCATGGCTGGAACGTGAACTTTCGCCGGACGCGTACCAATTTCCTGACGGCTTACGAAAGTGAGTCGGGGCGAATGCTGTGGCGGTTGCCGCGAGTCAACATTCCCGAGTCGCCTTCCTATGATCCGACGAAAAAACCTGAGGACATCGACGAGACTGATCGCTGGCTTCGCAGTGGCGGAATGATGGCGGCACCGGTCAAGTTCGCGGATCTGCTAATCGTTCCAGTGAATCAGAACGGAGCCATTCATCTTTATGGAATCGATCCGGCGAACGAAGGCCAAACTGTTTGGTCGGCGTTTCTGTGCGACGAGCCCGAAACGGGTTCGGTGGCGACGTCTCCGATCAACTTGACGATTGACGGCAGCGACCTGTTTGTGACTTGCGGGACGGGAGTCCTGTTTGTGGTCGATCCGACGACCGGGAAAATTCGCTTTGCAAAACGCTATACACGCTCGGGTGAGACCAATGATTTACTGCGTCGCTCGTTCAATTCGATCATGACAGACTTCGACGGTTGGAGCAGTGACGTGATCCTGCCTAATGGTCGCGAGTTAATTTGTCTGTGCAGCGATACGGATGAGATCGTTGCGATCGATCGCAATAACGGTTCGATGGTTTGGAAAACGAGTTTGCGACCATACGGCGCGAAAGTTGACTACATCATTGGAGCCTGGGGAGATCTGTTGTACCTCGGCGGCAAGCAGACCATCATCGCGATCGATCTCAAAGCCGAAGGTTACGTTGCGTGGGGTGGCGAGCCGATGTTCGATGGCTCAAACTCGACAGGCCGTGGCATGGTGACGCCGCAAGGAGTCTTCGTGCCGGTCGGCAACGCGATCTGGCGGTTCGGACTCAAGGCCAAAAAGGGCCGCGCGGAAGTTCTGAATCAGGTCGAAGCTTTCCTGGGAACGGAAGCTCCGGTTGGAAATTTATATAGCGATGGCGAGCGAATCTGGGTGCACGGTGCATCTCGACTGTACGCGTTGTCACCGAAAGAGGAATAG